The Synergistaceae bacterium genome includes the window TTGATGGACATAACATACTTGCTGTGGCTTCAGGATTTCCGCAACAGCATCAACGGCGTGCTTGATCCGTTCATGGAATGGATTTCGCTTTTCGGCGTGAGGCACATAGTATTGTTGCCTGTGTTCGTGTACTGGTGCCTGAACAAGAAGAAGGGGCTGTTCATAATGTTTGCGTGGAAGCTCAGCCAGACCATCAACGCAATCGTGAAGCTCACGGCGTGCGTATACCGCCCGTGGATTCGTGATGCGCGCATTGTTCCGGCGGGCGACTCGATAAGGACAGCAGGAGGCTACTCATTCCCGAGCGGCCATACAATGATGGCAGTACCGATTTACGGCGGGCTTGCCACGTGCACGAAGAACAAGCTGGCGCGTCTGTTCTGGGTTGTGATGATTCTGGTTCTCATGTTCTCCCGCAACTATCTGGGCGTTCACACCCCGCAGGATGTTGTCGTGGGATGCATTCTCGGCCTCGCGTCGATCTGGATTGCGCAGAAAGCCTTTGACTACCTCGAGCTTCACCCGGAGAAAGACGCGCTGATCATGATTCTCTGCGCGCTCGCAGGAATCCTCACTCTGGTCTACGTAACCTACAAGCCATACCCGATGGATTACGTTGACGGAAAGCTGCTCGTTGACCCCGTGAAGATGCAGATAGACTCTTGGGGGGATGCCGGAGGTTTCGCGTCGTTCGCGCTGATGTGGTACATCGAGAGCCGCTTCATCAAGTTCGAACCCACAGGCTGGAACGTCAAAGGAGTAATTATCTGCGTGATCGGAATGCTTCCGCTCTGCTGGGTAATCTCGGACTTGGGCGGGTACACTGCCGGCTTCTTCGGAGCACACGTCGGGAAGCTGGTCGCGAAAACCCTGCTGTTCTTCTACGTGATGATAGT containing:
- a CDS encoding phosphatase PAP2 family protein; the encoded protein is MDITYLLWLQDFRNSINGVLDPFMEWISLFGVRHIVLLPVFVYWCLNKKKGLFIMFAWKLSQTINAIVKLTACVYRPWIRDARIVPAGDSIRTAGGYSFPSGHTMMAVPIYGGLATCTKNKLARLFWVVMILVLMFSRNYLGVHTPQDVVVGCILGLASIWIAQKAFDYLELHPEKDALIMILCALAGILTLVYVTYKPYPMDYVDGKLLVDPVKMQIDSWGDAGGFASFALMWYIESRFIKFEPTGWNVKGVIICVIGMLPLCWVISDLGGYTAGFFGAHVGKLVAKTLLFFYVMIVWPLVIKLFTSRKQ